The Sesamum indicum cultivar Zhongzhi No. 13 linkage group LG6, S_indicum_v1.0, whole genome shotgun sequence genomic interval acagttcgattgatatatatttcacttgtttgataattgatttaatttgatccaATTTGAGTTGAATTGAGTAAAAATTCTTCCTCGTAATTCCacactaaaattttcaaaaatcaaagaacAAAAGCCATTACCCAATCCACCCAACCTCTCTCCTCTCTTGCCTCTTGGCAGTTTGTCTTTTGTCCCCCCACTCTGCCAATTTTGCCTCTTTTCTTACCTGTCAAAACAACCCAAGCAACTTTTTCCCATCCCCACAGCCAACTCCTCATACACTCAAAATCAAGATTCAAGCCTcaagcttttctttttcctcaccCCATCAAAGCAACTTGAAGAAAACCATGGCAGACTACAGATCAAAGTACTACACTGatggaaaaatgcaaataGAGCCTCGCTATGGACCCCCCTCTACCACAAGGCCTAATGATTTCAGGTCTTACAGTGCTTCTTATACTTATTATTCCTCCTCTTCATACTATGACGCTGTGGGGCAACCGGCGCCGGCTGTGCCGCCCCAGAAGNNNNNNNNNNNNNNNNNNNNNNNNNNNNNNNNNNNNNNNNNNNNNNACGGATCAGCTTCAAAATCCTGGAGCTTTAATGATCCTGAGTTTCAGAGGAAGAGAAGGGTGGCCAGCTACAAAGTTTACTCTGTGGAAGGCAGAGTTAAAGGGTCTTTTAGGAAGAGTTTTAGGTGGCTTAAGGATAAGTGTACTCAGGTGGTCTATGGATGGTGGTGATTTAAACAACTCATGGAGGAGGTGTGCTCTGCTTTtaatttgtgatatatattcttcttttttttcttttggatatAGAGCTATGAGTTGTTTTAGAATGTGATGTGTTATGGGCTTTCagcctaaaatttatttaaattgttgatttgaGGGAGTCTATTATGTAGACTAGTAGACTTGGTTATCAAGGTGATCATTTTATCTCCATCTATGCTCTTCTAGAGAATTTGTACTTACTGATATGATCTGAAGAAGTTGTTTATGGTGATCtagattgcttcattttataCATTGTTTATTAATTGGTTCTGGTTTCGACATCAACATTAATCTTATCCTCGTCTGGTTGTGGTTGTGTGATCTTGGCAAGGAGATCATGTTTGAGCATATTGTTCAATAAAGGCTGATGTCTTGTTATGTTCTCAACCTGAAAAATTTGAGTCTTATATTTGTTTGTAGTAGTGAATCAAGAACTGGTTGTCTTTGGTTTAGCTGATGATATATACTTGTGATGTCTTCCTCACGTTGATATAAGTTTTGCCTAGTTTTCTATCAAGGAGTTGGAGTTGAAGTTAATATACTCGAGTTGATTCATTCATGCAACTTTAACATTGTCGTTGAATTTTCCCTAGAATTGGGCTGAATTGAAGGTCGCATCATGCCCTTAATaccatttcattttcttgttaattGCCTTACCAATATGCATGAGAATAGCGGGAAGGAGGGTCTGCTCAACATCTTCCAACTTACACCGAAAGTAAGAGATTGTGGCAAACAATAAAGGAAAAGCTCTCAATTGCGTATGCAGTGATATGAACTCAACAATTACCTCATAACCAACTCCTTCCATCCTTAGCCGATACCTTCTAAAGATGTGCATTAACACTGCAAAGAACCCATATCGGAAAGGCCGGGGTTAAAAAAGGTGAACTATCTGCCGGCGGCAGAGGAGGTCCAGAAAAGAGACGTGACAATCGGGACCCCGGAACTGCTGACGGGCGTTTGGGATTTTTCAGTTTAACTACTCTTTTGCTATTTTTGATGTATTTTCTTTCTGGTCCTTTATGTTCTTCTATTTCACAGAGCGGCCCCTTGCAAGGTTGTATTCttcaacatttttcatttttttcataagaatgTTTTACATAGATTTTTGCAGaaacattatttattacacAATTAAATCTGTTTCATCCCTTGAGTTATGGTACACAGATACCTATTTGTTCTTTCATTCTATGTATTATCCTCCCCGCCTCTAGCAGCGCCAACCCGTTAGTCTATGCCTTTGTATTTCACCAACCCTCTAACAAGacaatgaaaaaatagtgAGAAGTCAAAATTCCATATAGttgatttaaatcaaaattttatgttatttgctATAAGTAGTATATttatgactatatatatatagcacgTATTCAGTACTATTCTAATTAAGATTAATATTTACATGTGCATTTCTTGGAAAATAGTCATGACTCATAAACTTCGAATGACTGATAAtgatatttgaaattcttacTCAAATCTGATTTTATTGGACCTAACAATTTTGTGAACgtagaaaattgaaataaccTTTTGAGGTGTGATGTGagaatatgataaatttagggggtgaaggagaaaaaaagatattccCCGGAATATTGCCTGTCTAAGAAACCGAGAGCCCAACAGGAACTGAATCACTTTTATTGTCAATAGACGAAAATCGACGGGAGATCTGCAACAATAGAACAGAGATCTCTGCTGCCTTGGAAATATACACATTTCACCacttattttctaatatatataatctatacACGATACTGTTACAACTCAGACCCAAATTTATATTCAGCGaggaaaaatatcaagaaaacgCAGACGGGCGCGACAGGGAAGAGATGTGGGTATCTATTTGCTTAACGATAGCGGCCACCGCCGGAAACAACATAGGAAAGGTCCTTCAGAAGAAGGGCACCCTCATTCTCCCACCTCTCTCTTTCAAGCCCAAGGTATGGATTTCATATAGGTGTATGTTATTGGATATATGTATGCTTTTAATACCATATATGGTTGTATGTCTATAGATGGTTTCTTGGATTGTGGTTTTGTGTAAATCTTGGGCACAACATTTTTTGGTTGTTATTTGGACTTGATATAGCTTTGCGCTGTAAATATGtgatctttatttatttttcttggttcTCTTGGTATTGTACTGGTGAAGGTTCTGTCTTGGATGTTTTCCTATTTGTGTCTCTGTCTTGTGCTTGCGTCTTCTAGTTTAGTAattgtatacatatatgaatttttaccGTGTTCATCTTGGCAATTCATCTCTCCCCTGGTTATATTTGATTTCTATAGTTGTGTCCTCTGGAAAGGCTATCTTtatgttttcttgatgatgGGTTTCTATTATAATGGTCAAGGTTTTGTTTCGTGTATTTCTTTTTGCAGGTGCTAAGGGCATATGTTTCCAATAGAGCATGGATTATTGGCTTCTTGATGGATATATTCGGGGCTCTTTTGATGCTGCTAGCACTATCACAAGCTCCTGTAAACGTCAccaaaataacatattttatctAATCTGTTCGGCTTGTGTGGTCATGATAATGGATTGATCCTGAAATTTTACCTTTCATATAGGTATCAGTCATTCAACCTGTCTCCGGCTGCGGGCTTGCTATTCTTTcagtattttctcatttttatctgAAGGAGATCATGAATGCTATTGATTGGATAGGAATCGCTTTTGCTGGTGTTGGCACTATAGGTAATGTAAATGCTTTGTCCGTAAGTTAAAACACTAGGATTCATTGGGGTGCACCACCTTTCCTTTCTTTGGCTGCTATTATGGTTTCTCGTTTGTATCTCCTCCCCCTGCTGTGAAGTACTGCTTTATTTACTCCTTTTCATGATCAATGTTCCTGTagaacaatattttttcatttcttctaaGGTTAATAGTTAATGTGCATCTTTGGCTTCAGAATCGGCAAGAATATTAAGTGGTTTGTGGATGATGAGTTTAAGCTTCAGGTTTTTATCTGTattcacaaaatttagaaatcttggaatgatttttataaagtttgaAGGCTTGGTGTCGGGGCTCTCTTGATACTTAGAGATAGCGtcttattttcattatattatgGGTATACATTTCCTCATTTTTATGTGGGAAAAAAGTTGAGCACAAGAGTCTTCTCTCTGCACAAATGCTTATTTATGGGCTATGTACTGCAAACTCAGCATTAGGATCCGTGATGGTATCAAAGGATTGTCTTCTGcttgaaatttctttatatCTCCATTCTTCAATGGTCCTCATTCTAATTGTTGTATCCTGTGCATCCAGGTGTTGGTGCTGGAGGCGAAGAACAAAAGGCATCATTGATCTCAGTTTTTCATTTACCATGGCTGGCATTTGTAGTTACTTTCTTGTTTGTAGGTATCCTACCTTTTATTCAGCATCTAATCATAGAttaagaaggaaaagaaactaaCAAATGAATTTCCTTTCTACTCATTTTTAATGAACTTAACCTTAGAATGTTTGCTCATTATAGGTACTTCTTAATGGATGGCTTCGTGTGTACAGACGCCAAAGAAGAGAACAAGAATTggtatatttgaaaattcctATTTGAAGATCCCATGCTATCAAAGTGCTGAACTTGCTTTATGAACTAAGCTGCATCAACTTGATGTCAATTTTGCACTTTGATCTTGCAGATGCAGTATGAAGTGGTTGAAGAAATCATTTATGGTTTGGAATCTGGCATTTTATTTGGGTACtgttttgttttgaaattaaaagaatgtGTTATTGCGAGATTATTTCATTATGTATAGGTTCCataatttctttcaattaGACCTTCTCATGAGAAAGGAACACTTCAAAATCATTTCAGGATAGCATCTGTGATATCAAAGATGGGATTTGTATTCTTGGAGCAGGGATTTTCCAAATTATTGCTTCCCATTTGCATAGCAATCAGCATATCCTGCAGTGCTTCTGGTTTTGTTTACCAGGTAATATAAATGCTGTTTGATTTGGATGTCTCGGCACGCACCAATAGTTCACATGTTTTTGCGTTTTGactgtttaaattatttatacatttagatGTGGTGATAATACAATATAACTGAGAGTTTTTAAACTACGACATTCTTATGGTTTGATTCAGTAATATGATGCTATTATTCAGTACAAAGTTCCGATTGTCTTTATAACTCGTGGAGGATGAATTTGGAGGTAATAATTGCTTTTGCTTCCCAAACAGACCCGTGGTCTGAAGCATGGCAGAGCCATTGTCGTGTCCACTTGTGCAGCTGTTGCTTCCATTGTGACTGGCGTGCTTGCTGGTATGCTTGCATTGGGTGAACGGTTACCTTCAGCTCCCTTGGGTCGGTTAATACTTCTCCTCGGATGGTATCCAATTTACATTTCTGCATTTTCCCTTTCCTGTTCTTCTTAGAATTAGCATTTTGAATTTGGTGCTAATCCACTGATTCTTTCCATTGATATCTATAAATTCACGCAAGGCTATTCATCATTCTTGGTGTGATCCTACTGGTAACATCAACACGCCTGGCATGCCACCTTCCAAGGCCCTGGAGACGTTTTGCACGTAGTGGTGTAGATAGGAATTTTGGGCCCAGGCAATCTCCTTCAATCCGTACAAGGGACACAAATCCCAGTGCTGTTATCCAGACAAGCACGCTGCATCATTTAATGTCATCTCCCTCAAAAGAAAAggcttgaatttttcaaacaagaaaaatactaACAAGAAAGCACGCGCATTTCGCTCCTTGGATACAATGTAACCTAGGTTCATCCTAAAGCTGTTGTTCAATAGCATTGTAGTCCTTGTATACAATGTGGCCTAGGTTCATCCTAAAGCTGTTGCTTTGATCTCTCGGTCCATTGTGAGTGTATAGTGTATTCCTGCGCAGGTGGATGGATTGGAACTACAATTGTTCTTAGACTCCGTGGTGCAAGTCCAACAATTTCTTGCGCTTTTTGTGCATTTCTCTTCTGGAGAAACAAAGTAATACAACTATTGAAAAATTGGCTAAAAGTGGCGTTTTGCCTGCCTGACTGCTTTTAGGAAATTCTCTGTTGTTTCATTTTGGCATGGTAAATAATAGGGTAGGTGCTTGTTTTGCGCTGAGCAGTTAAAGTCGGCAACAAAACAGTCGCTGCTGCTTAGCGCGCCGGACAAAAATGTTGTGACATTAACATGTGGAGGGACTGCTCTCTATATGGTAGTTTGTTTTCTCTGTGAATAGTAGTTGGCTTTTCAATGGACATAGGAGGTTGAGTTCTAAGAAGAGATAAGATCATGAGACTTAGACAAAGATGGCAGAACCCCCTAAAGGGGGTCCCCTACA includes:
- the LOC105164659 gene encoding probable magnesium transporter NIPA9, whose protein sequence is MWVSICLTIAATAGNNIGKVLQKKGTLILPPLSFKPKVLRAYVSNRAWIIGFLMDIFGALLMLLALSQAPVSVIQPVSGCGLAILSVFSHFYLKEIMNAIDWIGIAFAGVGTIGVGAGGEEQKASLISVFHLPWLAFVVTFLFVLLNGWLRVYRRQRREQELMQYEVVEEIIYGLESGILFGIASVISKMGFVFLEQGFSKLLLPICIAISISCSASGFVYQTRGLKHGRAIVVSTCAAVASIVTGVLAGMLALGERLPSAPLGRLILLLGWLFIILGVILLVTSTRLACHLPRPWRRFARSGVDRNFGPRQSPSIRTRDTNPSAVIQTSTLHHLMSSPSKEKA